In Rhodamnia argentea isolate NSW1041297 chromosome 4, ASM2092103v1, whole genome shotgun sequence, the following proteins share a genomic window:
- the LOC115754001 gene encoding rhomboid-like protein 11, chloroplastic, which yields MAKLQQHSMTLAPLLSRAPTSRLRPRPLLSSFIAFSVPAVRPERTRVLLLRPFSDSRRRLLCRMSGSDMISQLELEKPEQRPVKRANGIFWIILLNIGIYVADHLFQVQGIKSLYLYHNWPTWYQFVTATFCHADWNHLSSNLFFLYIFGKLVEEEEGNFALWFSYILTGAGANLVSWLLLPRNSVSVGASGAVFGLFAISVLVKMSWDWRKILEVLILGQFVIKRVMEAAQASAGFSASLHGNYSLQSINHIAHLSGALIGVLLVWLLSRVPSESPNQDKSIPQRKTDGK from the exons ATGGCGAAGCTTCAGCAACACTCGATGACGCTCGCGCCGCTTTTGTCTCGAGCTCCTACTTCGAGACTTCGTCCTCGGCCTCTATTGAGCTCTTTCATCGCCTTCTCTGTCCCCGCCGTCCGTCCCGAGAGAACCCGCGTCCTCCTCCTTCGTCCGTTTTCTGATTCTCGGCGCCGGTTGCTGTGTCGAATGAGCGGTTCAG ATATGATATCACAGCTCGAGCTTGAGAAGCCGGAGCAGAGGCCAGTCAAACGCGCGAATGGGATTTTCTGGATTATACTCTTAAACATTGGAATTTATGTAGCAGATCACTTGTTTCAG GTCCAGGGAATCAAAAGTCTCTACTTGTACCACAATTGGCCTACTTGGTACCAGTTCGTGACAGCAACATTCTGCCATGCTGACTG GAACCATCTCTCAAGCAACCTTTTCTTCTTGTACATCTTTG GTAAACTTgttgaggaagaggaaggaaatTTCGCGTTATGGTTCTCCTATATTCTAACAGGGGCTGGAGCAAACCTAGTTTCATGGCTTCTTTTACCAAGAAATTCAGTTTCTGTTGGAGCCTCTGGTGCTGTTTTTGGGTTATTTGCCATTAGTGTGCTTGTGAAG ATGTCATGGGATTGGAGGAAGATCCTTGAAGTGCTTATATTGGGCCAGTTTGTAATAAAGAGG GTGATGGAAGCAGCTCAAGCTTCAGCAGGTTTTTCAGCCTCTTTGCATGGAAACTATTCGTTACAGAGTATTAATCACATAGCCCATCTCTCTGGCGCTCTTATTGGTGTGCTTCTAGTATGGCTTCTTAGCAGAGTTCCTTCAGAATCTCCTAACCAGGATAAATCGATTCCTCAGAGGAAAACAGATGGAAAGTAA